In one window of Candidatus Scalindua sp. DNA:
- a CDS encoding tetratricopeptide repeat protein, producing the protein MIKIFCIYIETVLILSALIGNSFADTAFELNETGIRYMNSHDYESAIESFQEAFSRKPENDTIKNNLMHSFAALAHENAKLGNWETAITTMLKACELDSSNSVFMQNLSVFYTNFAYVQMKQGLSNHAHDNLKIALQYDRNNWTAYVSLGSLMYNQGNIKEAVKCWKEALSLNPELNEIKKRVETLGNELNIEEKFRNKQFMYFDVKYEGYEKNNLAWKVVEILREAYTQLGHDFKYYPQRKIPVIIYTKEQFQQATGTPDWIGGLYDGIIRVTASTIEGKTRQLENTLYHEYTHALLHQKTGNNLPLWLNEGIAQFMEPGSNIEKRNEITFLKKCLNDGSFIPLSDLNNALLQRNNRERLNLAYIEAKNLVQYINETYLFYRIVFILDELITGKTIEEALEETIFIDTKALENGWLQWLHSR; encoded by the coding sequence ATGATTAAGATCTTTTGTATCTATATTGAAACGGTGCTCATCCTCAGTGCCTTAATTGGAAACTCATTTGCTGATACTGCGTTCGAGCTTAATGAAACCGGCATCAGGTATATGAATTCTCATGATTATGAATCAGCGATAGAGTCATTCCAGGAAGCCTTTTCACGCAAACCTGAGAACGATACAATCAAAAATAATCTCATGCATTCCTTTGCAGCACTTGCCCATGAAAACGCCAAGCTGGGTAATTGGGAAACAGCTATCACTACCATGTTAAAAGCTTGCGAACTGGATAGCAGCAATTCTGTCTTCATGCAGAATCTATCTGTTTTTTACACAAACTTTGCCTATGTTCAAATGAAGCAGGGTCTTTCAAACCATGCCCATGACAATCTGAAAATAGCGTTACAATACGACAGGAATAATTGGACCGCATATGTTTCTCTTGGCAGTTTAATGTATAATCAGGGAAACATTAAAGAAGCTGTGAAATGCTGGAAAGAAGCCCTGTCGCTTAATCCGGAGCTGAATGAAATCAAAAAGCGAGTTGAAACACTTGGGAACGAACTCAACATTGAAGAGAAGTTCAGAAATAAGCAATTTATGTATTTCGACGTAAAATACGAGGGATATGAAAAAAACAATCTGGCCTGGAAAGTTGTTGAGATTCTCCGTGAAGCGTATACCCAGCTGGGTCATGATTTCAAATACTATCCGCAGCGAAAGATACCCGTAATCATTTACACGAAAGAACAGTTTCAGCAAGCCACAGGAACACCCGATTGGATTGGAGGCTTATACGACGGAATCATTCGGGTTACAGCGTCTACTATTGAGGGAAAAACAAGACAGTTAGAGAACACCCTTTATCACGAATACACCCATGCCTTATTACATCAGAAAACAGGTAACAATCTTCCTCTCTGGTTAAATGAAGGTATAGCACAGTTTATGGAGCCGGGCAGCAATATCGAAAAAAGGAACGAAATTACTTTTCTGAAAAAATGCCTCAACGATGGAAGTTTCATACCTCTTTCTGATTTAAATAATGCCTTACTGCAGCGAAATAACAGAGAACGTTTAAACCTTGCGTACATTGAAGCAAAAAATCTCGTACAATACATAAATGAGACCTACCTTTTTTACCGTATCGTCTTCATTTTAGATGAACTCATTACCGGTAAAACCATTGAAGAAGCTCTAGAAGAGACGATTTTTATCGATACCAAAGCTCTGGAAAACGGCTGGTTACAATGGCTGCATTCCAGATAG
- the nusA gene encoding transcription termination factor NusA — protein MDKESLLRLVDMLHKDKDIDKDIVFQGIESALESATKKHLKTESNISIKIDRETGGIVALQGDQEVDLSDLGRITAQTAKQVIIQKIREAERDVLFDEYSGRKGTIVSGTVQRFEGSNIVVNLSKIEGYLPKVEQISNEHYRTGERIRSLVFEVKKLGNKVRILLSRTHPRFVRQLFELEVPEIMEESIKIKGLVREAGFRTKIAVYSEDPNIDCVGACVGVRGTRIKSIVDELNGEKIDIIRWDEEPEVFIPNTLKPAEVTGILLSPENQVATVVVPDDQLSLAIGKRGQNVRLASKLAGWDIDIITEIELEREREREEAEKPTGEEVEEATLNNGDADVNK, from the coding sequence ATGGATAAAGAAAGTTTGTTACGATTGGTTGACATGTTACACAAGGATAAAGATATCGACAAGGATATTGTTTTCCAGGGTATTGAGTCAGCATTAGAATCTGCCACCAAAAAGCATTTAAAAACAGAATCAAACATTTCGATAAAAATAGATAGAGAAACTGGCGGTATTGTAGCATTACAGGGAGACCAGGAGGTTGATCTTTCTGATTTAGGAAGAATAACCGCCCAGACTGCAAAACAGGTAATCATTCAAAAGATCAGAGAAGCTGAGAGAGACGTCCTCTTCGATGAATACAGCGGTAGAAAAGGCACCATTGTAAGCGGAACAGTTCAACGTTTTGAAGGATCAAACATTGTGGTAAATCTCAGTAAGATTGAAGGGTACCTACCCAAAGTTGAACAAATCAGTAATGAACACTATCGAACTGGAGAAAGAATCAGATCTCTTGTTTTTGAAGTAAAAAAACTGGGTAATAAAGTAAGAATCCTGCTATCGAGAACTCATCCCCGTTTTGTCAGGCAGCTTTTCGAGCTTGAGGTACCAGAAATAATGGAAGAAAGCATTAAAATAAAAGGATTAGTGCGGGAAGCGGGATTCAGGACAAAGATCGCCGTTTATTCGGAAGACCCAAACATTGATTGTGTAGGTGCATGTGTCGGTGTAAGGGGAACCAGAATCAAAAGCATCGTTGATGAATTAAATGGTGAGAAGATTGACATTATCCGCTGGGATGAAGAACCTGAAGTTTTTATCCCGAATACCCTGAAACCTGCTGAAGTTACGGGAATTTTACTCTCACCCGAAAATCAGGTAGCTACCGTAGTAGTCCCCGATGATCAACTTTCACTCGCTATTGGTAAAAGAGGCCAGAACGTCAGGCTTGCATCAAAATTGGCAGGTTGGGATATCGATATAATAACGGAGATAGAGCTTGAGCGAGAGCGGGAACGTGAAGAAGCAGAAAAACCAACAGGAGAGGAAGTTGAAGAAGCAACCTTAAATAATGGAGACGCAGACGTCAATAAGTAA